The Pontibacter korlensis sequence GCGTTTTGACAACCTAAGCTAAGCACAGTTGCACCAGCCACATTTGGGTTATGGATATAGCCAGCTAGTAGTGCGCAAAGGGCATCTGAGTCTTGCCGGATACCGCCGCAGCCACCTTCGTGTGTCAGGAACTTAATGCCGTCGATGTTTTCAAAAATGCGTCTGTGTCCGTTGCTGCTTGCCGCCTGTAATGGCAGTTGCGAGATTTGGTCCACTTTTCCAGACTGGTAAAGCTCTACCATCTGCTGCACATAAGACTTGTACACATCCTGGCGGCCAAAACCAAGCTCCTCCATGAAGGCCTGCTTGATGATGTTCACGTTGCGGTTCTCGCAGAACACCAAGGGAATTACCAGCCAGTAGTTGGCAGTACCAACCTGACCGTCTTCGCGGTGGTAGCCCATAAAGGTTTTATTTACCCATTTCGACACATCAGGGGCCCTCCAACCGGTTGTTTTTGTTTTACCTGTAAAGGTGGATGCCTGGTGCTTTACATTCTCTGTTGAGATTCTGGCTCCGGCAGGTATTGGCTCTACCGCTTTTCCTACCAATGTGCCATACATAATGATCTCTTGTCCGGGAGCCATGTCGAACTGCGCAAATTTATGCTTGGCTGGTATGTTCTCTGCCAAAGAAAGGACCAGGCTATCATAGGTGATTGCTTCCCCGACTGGTAAATCAGTGAGGGCAACCAATACGTTATCGTCAGGGTGTACTTTTAATACCTTGTGTGACATAGTCTTTTTGATTAGATTGTGCAATCGATTGCACTTACGCAAATAATATAAATTATTTACAGAAACAGAAATTTATATGATTAAAAAGTGCAGTGATAACTCACTTTTATTGTTTAAAGCACAAAAAGATGCTGTAAATTAATAAGTGAGCGAGAGGTTAGGGTTACTGAGCTATAAACACAGATCATGCTAGAACAGTTTTCATTAAAAGGAAAAGTAGTCATTATTACAGGAGCCACCGGTGTATTGGGAGAAGCCTTCTCCCTTGCGGTTGCCAAGGCGGGTGCCAAAGTAGTAGTCTTAGGGCGTAACGAAGAGCGTGCTGAAGCACGGGTTGCAGCCATTGAAGCAGCAGGAGGCGAAGCCATGGCTATACTGGGAGACGTAACGGATGAAGCCGCAATGGTCGCTGCCAGAGAGAAAGTGCTAAGCGCCTGGGGCAGTATTGATGGCCTTGTGAATGCGGCTGGTGGGAACATTCCTGGAGCAACCATCTCCCCGGAGCAGGATATTTTCGAGGCAAAGATAGAGGACACACGAAAAGCTGTAGACCTGAACTTGTTCGGCACTGTAATACCCACAAAGGTATTTGGTAAAGTAATGGCCGAAAAGGGGAGAGGATCTATTGTAAACATATCATCTATAACCGCACAGCGCCCGCTTACAAGGGTCTTAGGCTACACATTGGCTAAAACGGCTATAGACGCCTATACTAAGTGGATGGCAGTTGAGCTAGGGCAACGTTATGGAGACGGCATACGCGTGAACTCACTTGCGCCAGGTGTGTTCCTAACAGAGCAAAACAGGAGCCTGTTGCTAAACGAGGATGGTAGCTATACAGACAGGGCACAGAAGTTTGTAACAAACACCCCGTTCCACCGACTGGGTAATCCGGAAGAATTAACAGGGACGCTAATTTACCTGCTTAGCGATGCATCCAAGTTTGTTACTGGTGAGACCCTGCTGGTAGATGGAGGCTTCAGCGCCTACAGTGGAGTGTAGGGTGGAGTTGGTACGGTCTCTTTCCGATGAGCCTAGGAAGGCAGTGTGGTAGCCTCCCAGGCTCATCTTTGTGCTACTGTCGTGATGAAGCCTTAGTCACGCACATCTGCTGCGCTCAGATGGAGCAAAACACTACTTGTACTGTAGAAAAGGACAAAATGAACATCACATTGTATACAGATGCCTGTTGAGGGGGGTGTCTCGAGTAATGAAGTAGAAGGTATAAACTAGGCGAAGCGAGACGTTATCGGGATCCTAAAAGTTTAGAAAGGTCCAATATGTTGGCTTCTGCATTTCCTTTAAGTTCAACCGAAAAGGTCACCTTGTCGGGCCGCGGTGCAATGTCCAGGATAGTTACTTCATCTACAGCTCCCATAAGCTTTATTCCTTTCAGATCTAATCCTTGCTCAAGCATAGCATTAACTTTTATCAGCTCTTGGTTGATGATGTCTTTTACGGGAACTCTGGCCTTACTGAGAATCTGGTTATAGGCTACATTGTTCACTAAGACTTCTAGAGCAGTATTATAAAGTCCGCTGCTCGTTCTGGAAGTTAGCTGGAACTGCTGTACATACAGTAGCTGTGAGGAGTTGTCATACTTAAGCGTGGCCAGCACATAGAGATCTACCTGGTCACGCTTCATGACTGTCCGGAGTATTTTGATCTTGAGCCGGAGCACAATTCTATTGGGGCCAGAGCTGCTCCCACCAATTCCAACATCCAGTATTTGCGCGTAAGGAGAAGAGTCAACTTCTTTCTCTGGTTTGGGAATGTATTTTCCAATTAGCTGGCTTTTCAGTACACCTTCCAAGGCGGTGTATGAAACAGATACAGGAACGTGGATTCTTATAGAATTCTCCATTGGTTGTTTGCTGGTAGTTTAATAGGCAACAGAACATGCTCTTTGCCCAGTGAAGCTTACAGAAGTACGGAAACCATGGAAGTGGCGCCAAATAAAAAAGCCTCAAACGTAGGTTTGAGGCTTCTATCAGTGATCCCGCTGGGATTCGAACCCAGGACCCATACATTAAAAGTGTATTGCTCTACCAGCTGAGCTACGGAATCGGTTACTTTTTCCTTGATTGGGAGTGCAAAGGTAGAAGCTTTGTTTAAAATTTCAAACATTTTTCAGCTTCTTTTTTCACCTCCTTACAAGAGGCAGAAAGAAAAAGCCTCTCTGTTAGGAAAGGCTTCGGCTTTCATCAGTGATCCCGCTGGGATTCGAACCCAGGACCCATACATTAAAAGTGTATTGCTCTACCAGCTGAGCTACGGAATCTTTTAGTAACTTGCATTCTCAAGGCGTTTCCCTGAATTGCGATGCAAAAGTAGCAGCTTAGATTTTAAATGCAAAACATCTTCTCTAAAATATCTGCCTTTTTGATTATTTTTTTTGCTGTTTTGGCAGAACCAGCTTGTGCTCAGGTAGATAATCTAACACTGGCTAAAGCAGATTCTTTGTTTGAGAAACAACGGTATTCTGATGCTTTTGTTCTGTATGAGCAATTATTGGAGCAGGAACAGCATTATTCGCCCCAAATGCTGCTGAAGATGGCCTATATCAAAGAAGGCCTCCGCGACTACACCAGCGCCATGTATTACCTGCACCTGTTCTATACAAAAGAGCCAAGCCGCTCTACGCTTAAAAAAATGGAGGAATTGGCACAGGCGCACCGCCTGCAAGGGTATGAGTACAACGACCTGCAGTTTTTCAAAACACAGTTCAGTAAATACTACATGCGTATACTGGAGCTGCTATTGCTGGCAGCGGTGATTACGGTAACCATTATGCTGTTTAGCTGGCGCAGGGGGCACAGGTTTACTAAACCTTTCAAAATTGGTTTTATGCTGTACCTGCTGTTTATACTGTACTACATCAACTTCCTGAACCTTGGAGATGAGGGTATCATCAAGAGTAGCCAGGTAGCTATTATGTCGGCTCCCTCTGCAGGGGCAAATTGGGTTGCTACTGCCTCACAAGGGCATAAAGTACCCATCACGGGCGAGCAGGATATCTGGTTTGAGATAAAGTGGAAGGGGGAGAAGGCTTACATTCGTAAAAGTAACCTACTTGAGCTGCCGTAGATTTAACAGACTAAAAAGGCAAAGGGCAAAAGAGGAATTAATATTCCCTTTTGCCCTTTGCCTTTTTAGCTTTCGTAGAGATACTACTTCTTCAGCGGCGAGTCTTTTTCTTTCGCCATCACGTTATATACCAGCTTATCAGCCAGGCTAGGGAAGAGTTTGTTTACCCAAACTGCTAGCTTGCCCTGCGTGGTCATTACCAAGTCGCGTTTGCGCTGAATGGTGGCTTTCAGGATGCGTTCGGCTACTTCCTCGGCACTCATCATTTTTTCTTCCTCACGTGGTGTTTCACCTTGCTGCTGACCATTGGCGGCCAGGGCAGTGTTGCGGATGTTGGAGGCAGTAAAGCCTGGGCAGGCAAGCAGTACGTGCACCCCAGAGTGCAGCAGCTCCGTGCGCAGCGTTTCCAGGAAGCCATGCATCGCGAATTTAGAGGCAGAGTATCCCGTGCGGGCAGGTAAGCCACGGTAGCCAGCGATAGAAGAGATACCAACGATAGATCCTTTGGCTTGCTTGATGTATGGCAGCGCATACTTCGTGCTGTACACAGTGCCCCAGAAGTTAATGTCCATCACCTTACGAATCACGTCCAGGTCCAGATCCTCAAAAAGGGCACGCATCGAAATACCGGCATTGTTGATGAGTACATCCAGACGGCCATACTTTTGTACCGTCTCCTGCACCATGCGCTGGCACTGCTCTTCCACACTTACGTCTGCTTTCACAGCCAGATTGTCGATGCCTGCTGCACTCAGCTCCTGGCTTGTCTGGTCGAGGTTCTGCTGGTTGCGGCCTGATACGGCTACTTTGGCTCCCGCATGGCCAAAAGCAAAGGCCAGTGCCTTGCCAATACCCGACGTGCCGCCGGTAATCAGCACTACTTTATTCTTCATTTTTTATACTTTCTTCGACTAAAATCAGCTGCAAAGATAAATTTAATTGTTGATTGGCTAGGGAAGGAGGCGGGTTTATACTTTGGATTGATTCTCAAACACCTGCCTTATCTCCCCATATTTTTGTAATTTTGCGCCACTGTGAGAAATAAGAGCAAGAAGAAGAAATTTGAGATACTCGAGCAAGTACGCATCGAGGAGATGGTGGCGGAGGGCAAATGCCTGGCGCGCCATAATAACATGGTGATTTTTGTGGGTGGTGTGGCCCCCGGCGACGTGGTGGACCTGCGCATAACCCGCAAAAAGAAGAGCTTTATGGAGGCTGAGGCCGTTGCTTTTCATGAGTTGTCGGAGCTGCGTGTGCAACCGTTTTGCGAGCACTTCGGCACCTGCGGCGGCTGTAAGTGGCAGCACATTGGCTATGACACACAGCTGTTCTATAAGCAGAAACAGGTAAAAGATAACCTGGAGCGCATTGCTAAGGTGCCGCTTCCGGAATTTGATCCTATACTTGGCTCTGAGAAAACACGCTACTACCGCAATAAGCTGGAGTATACTTTCTCTAACACCAGCTGGCTTACCAAAGAGCAGATACAGTCGGGGCAGGAGTTCGACCGTAACGCTTTGGGCTTTCACATCCCAGGCCGCTTCGATAAGATCCTCGACATCAAGCATTGCTATCTGCAGCCAGATCCTTCAAACGCTATTCGTCTGGAGGTAAGGGCGTATGCTAAGCAGCACGACCTGCCGTTCTTTGACATCGTGAAGCAGGAAGGCTATATGCGCAACCTGATTATCCGTACAGCCAATACAGGCGAGGTAATGGTGATCGTGCAGGTGTATGAAGACAGGCCGGAGGTAATGGAGGCGCTGATGCAGCACCTTGCCACGACTTTCCCGGAGATCACATCGCTGCAGTATGTTGTAAACTCCAAAGGCAACGAAACCTTCCACGACCTGGAGGTAGTGTGCTACAAAGGGTTGCCGTACATCCACGAAGATATGGAAGGCATCAAGTTCAGAGTGGGGCCAAAGTCGTTCTACCAAACCAATGCTGATCAGGCTTACGAGCTCTACAAGAAGACGCGTGAGCTGGCTAACCTGACCGGCGATGAGCTGGTGTATGACCTTTATACCGGAGCCGGTACCATTGCAAACTTTGTAGCGAAGCAGGCACGTGAAGTGATCGGTATCGAGTATGTTCCGAGCGCGATTGAGGATGCTAAGATCAACTCACAGATCAATAACATCACCAACACCACCTTCTACGCCGGTGATATGAAAGACATCTTGTCGGATGAGCTGATCGAGCGCCACGGCAGGCCGGATGTGGTGATTACAGACCCGCCACGCGCCGGTATGCACGAAGATGTAGTGAAAAAGCTGCTGCAGGTGCACCCGAACCGTATTGTGTACGTGAGCTGTAACCCAGCCACGCAGGCCCGCGATGTGGATTGGCTGTCAGAGAAGTATGATGTAACGCGTGTGCAGCCGGTAGATATGTTCCCGCAGACACACCACGTAGAGAATATTGTATTGTTAACAGCTAGATAGACACAAGTATCAAGGCACAAGACCTTTTTAAACGAGTCCTGTGTCTTGATACTTGTATCCTTTTAAAAGATATGGAAAACGATCCGGAACTGAATGGTAAATACCTGGGCACTATCTCAAAGGATTTTGTGGTGGTGGCCGAAACGCTGAAGGAGGCATCGTACCAGGTGCGCAAGCGTAAGATTTCCGAGTACCCTATTTTTGTGTTCAGCCGCACACAGGTGCCGGTAGGCTCTGTATTCCTGGCCAAAGAGGAGGTAGCGCTGGACTGGCATATTAATGCCTCATACCTGGAGGACTTCGTGAACCGCCAACTGGTGGTGGAGGATAAGGTAGAGGAGTTTAAGGCTGCTTACAAAGACGCCGACGAGTTCTGCTGCCTGTTTGTAGTAGACGGGGAGTTTCAGAACTTCGTGTTCATCCCTTACCCGGAAGATTGATTTCGGGCGTAAGACACAAGATTAAAGACAAAAACCCAAGGAAGCTTAGATAGCCTCTCTTGGGTTTTTTATTAAGGTGCCAGGAAGAAGTCCTATGCCCTTGTGTCGTGATACTTGTGTCTAAAAACGCTCCGCGTCTTAAAAATGGCTCCAGCCCTGTGCTTTCAGCGGGAAGACCTGTCCGGTTTTAGTAGCCAGGTTAACGCCTTCACTTTCTTCAGTTATTTTGCCAATAATGGTGATGTCTGGGTGGTTTTTTAGCTCATCGTAGGCTGACAGGGGTACAGTAAAGAGCAATTCATAGTCTTCGCCACCGTTCATGATGCAGGTCAGTGGGTCCATGTTGAATTCCACGGCTGTCTCCAGCATCTGCGGGTCAGCAGGCAGGTTGTCTTTAAATACTGTGGCCCCTACCTTAGACTGGCTGCAGATGTGGAACAACTCTGAAGCAAGCCCGTCTGAAATATCAATCATAGAGGTTGGTTTGATGCCGCGCTCCTTCAGGTCATAAATCACATCCATACGAGCCTCAGGGCGCAATTGGCGACCCACGATGTACTGCTTGTCCTCCAACTCTGGCTGCATGTCCGGGTTAGCAATAAATGCCTGCTTCTCCCGCTCCAGTATCTGCAAGCCCATATAGGCCGCACCTAAGTCGCCTGTTACACATACCAGGTCGTTTAGCTTAGCACCATTACGGTACACAAGTTGGTCTGGGGCTGCCTCGCCAAGGGCTGTAACACTAATTACCAGGCCAGCGGCAGAGGAAGTAGTGTCGCCGCCTACCAAATCCACTTTGTAGCTTTCGCAGGCCAAACGGATGCCTTCATAAAGCTCTTCCACGGCCTCTACGGTAAAGCGTGCACCAACGGCAATGTTTACGGTAATCTGCGTAGGCTTAGCATTCATGGCAGCAATGTCTGACACATTTACAGCCACAGCCTTATAGCCCAGGTGCTTGAGAGGACAGAAGGTAAGGTCGAAGTGCACGCCTTCCAGCAGCATATCAGACGACACTACCACTTGCTTCTCTTTTGGCTCCAGCACAGCTGCATCGTCACCAATGCCTGTGATAGTGGACTCATTACGAAGCTCGATCTTCTCTTTGATCTTCCGGATCAGGCCAAACTCGCCTACGGCACTTAAAGGAGTATATTCGCTCATGTTCTTTCTGTTTAGGTAGGCAAAGATACGAAATAAGAAACAGAGGTGATGTACTGGCTTATAAGCTCCTCTAACAACCTCTGCGCCTTTAGCTTGTTATCTACTGATACAGTTATCTACTCCAATGCTTTTTTAAGTAAAAAGTTGAAACTAAACAAATAAAATGTTTGTACATTATATGTACGTACATTAAATTTGCAGAAAGCTTCTGAAAAGCTAAAACAAAATACTGATCAACCTTAAAATAAATAAGAGAATGTCTACATCTGTTGAAAATAGCATAGCCATCCACACTTTAATTGAGAATCGCTGGAGCCCGCGCGCTTTCAGCAATGAGAGCGTGAGTGACGAGCAAATGGAAGCGTTGTTTGAGGCGGCACGCTGGGCACCATCAGCTATGAACGAGCAGCCTTGGCGCTTTATATATGCCACCAAAGAGGATGAAGCAGCTTTTAAACAGCTTGCGGATTGCCTGGTGGAAGGTAACAGTTGGGCAAAGAAAGCCTCTGTGCTATTTGTTTCCATAGCTAAAAAGAGCTACGACTTTAACGGGGATCCGAATGCCTATGCCTGGCACGACGTTGGGCTGGCTACAGGTAACTTACTGCTGCAGGCTACTGAGTTAGGTTTGCACGTACACCTGATGGGCGGTTTTAATGCTGCTAAAGCGAAAGAGGTGCTAGGTATTCGGGAAGGCTTTGAGCCTGTTTCTATGGGTGCTGTTGGTTATGTGGGTGATCCTGAGTCGTTGCCAGAAAACCTAAAGGCAAGAGAGATGGCTCCGCGTCAGCGCAAGCCACTGAATGAACTGGTATTTAAAGGCGAGTGGAAATAAAATAAGCAATTTCTAAAGTACAGAACTATGAGCAAGAAAGTAATTCATAAAGCAAATACACGCGGCCATGCTAACCATGGCTGGCTGAACTCTCACCACACCTTCAGCTTTGCACGTTATTATAATCCTGAGCGCATGGGCTTCGGTCTGCTGCGCGTGCTGAACGATGACGTGGTGGCTCCTGGCATGGGCTTTGGGACACACCCTCACGATAATATGGAAATCGTTTCGATTCCAATCTCAGGCTCACTAGCACACCAGGATAGCACGGGTACACAAGAGGTAATCCGCACGAACGAGGTGCAGATTATGTCGGCAGGTAGTGGACTGACGCATTCAGAATACAATGGCTCCAAAACAGAACCTGTGAACTTTTTACAGATCTGGGTGTTCCCTAAAGAGCAGGATATTGATCCGCGCTATGGCCAGAAAGCCTTTAAGCCGGAAGACCGAGAGAATAAACTGCAAACGGTTATCTCTCCTGAAAAAGACGGAGAAGCCCTTTGGATAAACCAGGATGCATGGTTTACCCTGGGCACACTGAAAAATGGCTTCTCTGAGGAGTATACATTCTATAAGCCTGGTAACGGCCTCTACGCTTTTGTGATAGATGGAGAAGTGGAAGTAGATGGAGAGAAGCTGAGCAAGCGCGACGGCATGGGCATTAGCGAGGTAGATAAAGTTTCGATCAAGGCCTCAGGTGATGCAGAGCTGTTATTAATGGAAATTCCCATGAAATAGATATAGTGTTTAGTGATTTAAGTAGGAACCCTGGCAGATGCTGGGGTTTTTCTTTTTTAGCGCAGGTGCCGCATAATGGCATAGGGTATCGGTGCCCATACTGCAGTTCTCACGCCCATACTCTTCAGCCCTTGGTTTACCCAATTGTTGCAGTTCTTTAGAAGGTAGAATCTTCCATGAGCTTCGTAGAATGTGTCTTGGCCTGAGTAGCCGGAGCCGCTAATGTGCATATACCTCCCATTGTCTTGTTGCACAAAAGAATTATCAATATAAGTAATCAGCTGCTGGTACTGCTCTGGTGTAATTTGCAGAGGGCGTTGCCTTTTGGTAGGAATAAGTTTGGAGCGAATATACTCCACATGCATGGCTGTGCGGGTGGGCCAAAGAGAGGCAGTAATAGCTACACCTGGTGTTAAGTCTTTCCACTCGGGCGTTTCCATGTAAAAGCGCCGGTCGCCCCACCCGAAGGCAACATAGTAGTAAGTACTATCTACGCCACCAAAGTGGGGGAGTGGTAACTTTCTGCGCCAATCTATGTAGGCAGTGGATACAGGCACTACAATATCGGTATGGACGCCATTTGAGGTAATAAAAATTTCGATGTATTCTTCCTGGGGCTGTACCTGAGCGTAACCTTCGTTAACTGTTATGCTGCTCAGTAACAGCGCTGCTAGCAGAAAAAGAACTGTTGCGCCCACTGTAGCCGCGGCTAACCAAAGTAAAAGGTCTGTTATTTTTCTTTGCACGTAACGCATACTTCTAATTACGTGTATAGCAGCAGAAGTATATAGGGCTAAAAAACAAAACCCGATGCAAAGCATCGGGTCTGAGTGAAGTTTAGTTAGTTTAGTTTCGTCTTTAATTTCGCCCCAGCTATATGCCAATGCTGGTAAAATATTTTACAGTTGTTTTGGCTGAAGATACAGGAGCATTACTCCTGTGGGCTAACTGCTGGTGCAAACCTGCAGCTGCGATTTGTTTTCAACGATAGGTAGGGCGAAAGGAAACCCGAATCAGGTTTCTGGTGCAAAGGTAAAATATTTTACGAATGTTTGAACATCTTTTACCTAATTAATAGAAAATTAAGAAACCTTTGAAGGGTATGAAAAGCTCTACATAGTAAGCTCATTTGCCATATTCACTGTTTTTGCGCAGATTGTCTGTTATTAAAGACTCCACCAAAGTTCTTATTCAGAAAAGAAGATGATAATAAATACGCTAAAGCGTTTCGCAGCTTTGTGCCTTGTGCTTTTGAGCATGCAGGTAGCCTTGGCTCAGCAGAAATTGCAGACACCAGCCCAGTTCCTGGGTTATGAGTTAGGCGAGCAGTTTACCACACAAAACCGCATCTTGGATTATGTTCACTATTTAGCTGCACAAGCTCCCAACCGCATGAAAGTGGAAGAGTACGGGCGCACCTACGAGAACCGTCCATTGGTGCTAGCCTTTGTGGCCTCTGACGAAAATCTGTCGCGCCTGGAGCAAATTCGGGAGAATAACCTGCGACAGGCGAAGCTACAAAGTGGGCAGGTGCAGGGGGATCAGCCTGCCATTGTGTGGATGAGCTACAATGTGCACGGCAATGAATCGGTTAGTTCGGAATCGGTAATGCAGGTGATGTATGATTTGGTGAACCCAGACAATGCACAAAGCCGTCAGTGGCTGCAAAACACCGTCGTCATTCTGGACCCCATGGTAAACCCCGACGGCCGCGAGCGCTATGTACAGTGGTACAAACAGGCTTCCAACCGCGGAGGCAATGCCTCGCCTTATGCATGGGAGCATTGGGAGCCATGGCCAGGAGGCAGACCAAACCACTACTATTTTGACCTGAACCGCGACTGGGCATGGCAAACGCAGGTGGAGTCGAAGCAGAGGCTACAGGTTTACAATAACTGGTTGCCACAGGTACACGCCGACTTTCACGAAATGGGTGCTGAGTCGCCTTATTACTTCTCGCCGGCTGCCAGACCATTCCACGAGAGCATAACACCTTGGCAGCGTCAGTTCCAGAATATCATAGGCGATTATAATCGCGAATACTTCGATAAAAATAACTGGCTATACTTTACACGCGAAAGCTTCGACCTATTTTATCCAAGTTACGGCGACACATGGCCGACCTATAACGGTGCCATTGGTATGACTTATGAGCAAGGAGGATCAGGCCGTGCGGGCCTAGCTTACAAGAAATCAGATGGCGACACCCTGACATTGGCAGACCGTATTGCGCACCACGTAGCCGCAAGCGAGGCTACCATTAAAGCTACTTCTGAAAAAGCTGATCAATTAAAGCAGGAGTTTAGCAAGTACTATAGCAATAGCCTGCGTAATCCGGAAGGGGAGTATAAATCTTACGTAATAAAGCATACTGCCACCAGTGCTGGTAACCTGAAGATGCTAACAGATTACCTGGAGCAGCAAGGGATACAGTATGGATATGCTGGTAAGAGCGGATCTCTGCGGGGCTACAACTACAGCAATGGCAAAACAGAAAGCGTAAGGCTGTCTCCTCAGGATGTTGTTATCAGCATGTACCAGCCAAAGTCTGTGCTGGTGAAGGTGTTGTTCGAACCAAAATCTGCGCTGGAAGACTCCCTCACATATGATATTACCTCCTGGTCACTTCCTTATGCTTACGGTGTGCAGGCCTATGCGGTGCCAGGCAGAGTAGATGTGAGCAACTCAAAGCCAGCAGCCCCGGCTCCTGCACAGATCAGCATCGAAAAGCCTTATGCTTACCTGGCCCGCTGGACAAACCTGCTGGACCTGAAGTTTATGACACAGTTGATGCAGCAAAATGTAAAAGTGCGCATGGCAGAGCGGCCTTTCGAAATAAACGGCTCAAGGTATGAAGTAGGCACGCTTATCATTACCCGTACTGGCAATGAGCGTTTGGGCGATAAGTTTGATACCACTGTACGTGAGTTAGCGCAAAAACAGAACATAGCACTTGCTGCCACCAATACCGGTTTTGTGAGCAGCGGCGCTGACTTTGGCTCTGGTAATGTTCGTTTCCTTAACATGCCTAAAGTAGCCGTGATGACCGGGGAGGGTGTTTCGCCTTATGGATTCGGGGAAGTGTGGCACTTCTTTGAGCAGCAGATAAATTACCCGATCACGGTGCTGAACACTTCATACTTCAGCCAGGTGCCGCTACAGGAATTTGACGTACTGATTCTACCAACAGGCTCCTACAGCAAAGTGTTGGACGACAAAACACTTGAAAAAGTGCAGGAGTGGGTACGCGGTGGTGGCAGGCTGATTGCCATGGAGAGCGCAGCAGGTTTCCTGGCTGGTAAGAAAGGTTTTGAGTTGAAGAAAAAAAGTGAAGAGCGTGAGGAGAAGGAAGCTGATAAAAAGAGCAAGAACCCTTATGAAAACCTGCGCACTTACGCTGAGCGTGAGAGAGAGGCCCTGGAAGGAGAGGTGCAAGGTAGTATCTACCGTGTAGACCTGGACAAGACTCATCCGCTAGCTTTTGGCTATGGCGACAACTACTTTGCTCTTATCCGTTCTGCCAACACCTTTAGCTTTATGGAAGATGGGTGGAACGTAGGTGTACTGAAGAAAAACAACCACGCCGCTGGTTATGTGGGCCAGGGAGCCAAGCAGAAACTGCAGGATGCTCTTATACTCGGTGCACAAGAGATGGGCAGAGGACAAGTAGTTTACCTAGCAGACAACCCGCTCTTCCGTGGTTTCTGGCAGGGAGGTAAGCTACTCTTCGGAAACGCTGTTTTTGTTGTAGGGCAGTAGCACAACTTAAAGTATAAAAAATCCCCTGTTCTATAGTAGAGCAGGGGATTTTTTATTTGAAACGGCAGGATCTGCAGTGCGTTTGGAAAAACTAGGCTGTAGCCTGTTATATAATACTGGTAAACCCACCCCTAACCCCTCCGAGAACGGGCATCGCAACATCCCCTTACGCCCCCTTCAAAGGAGGAGGAGTAGCAAAGGCAGGGGTTAGCGAACCTGATTCCAGTCCTTGGGTTGAGCACCTTGTGCATGTTGCGATGCCCGTTAAGGGCATCCCGCAGCGGAGCGAGGAGCAGCTTCAGGCACACCGCGCGATGCCCTTATCGAGGGCCCCTACCCACTACTGTTCGAAACCTGCTCATGTGACCAAATTCTCCATTT is a genomic window containing:
- a CDS encoding M14 family metallopeptidase, with the translated sequence MIINTLKRFAALCLVLLSMQVALAQQKLQTPAQFLGYELGEQFTTQNRILDYVHYLAAQAPNRMKVEEYGRTYENRPLVLAFVASDENLSRLEQIRENNLRQAKLQSGQVQGDQPAIVWMSYNVHGNESVSSESVMQVMYDLVNPDNAQSRQWLQNTVVILDPMVNPDGRERYVQWYKQASNRGGNASPYAWEHWEPWPGGRPNHYYFDLNRDWAWQTQVESKQRLQVYNNWLPQVHADFHEMGAESPYYFSPAARPFHESITPWQRQFQNIIGDYNREYFDKNNWLYFTRESFDLFYPSYGDTWPTYNGAIGMTYEQGGSGRAGLAYKKSDGDTLTLADRIAHHVAASEATIKATSEKADQLKQEFSKYYSNSLRNPEGEYKSYVIKHTATSAGNLKMLTDYLEQQGIQYGYAGKSGSLRGYNYSNGKTESVRLSPQDVVISMYQPKSVLVKVLFEPKSALEDSLTYDITSWSLPYAYGVQAYAVPGRVDVSNSKPAAPAPAQISIEKPYAYLARWTNLLDLKFMTQLMQQNVKVRMAERPFEINGSRYEVGTLIITRTGNERLGDKFDTTVRELAQKQNIALAATNTGFVSSGADFGSGNVRFLNMPKVAVMTGEGVSPYGFGEVWHFFEQQINYPITVLNTSYFSQVPLQEFDVLILPTGSYSKVLDDKTLEKVQEWVRGGGRLIAMESAAGFLAGKKGFELKKKSEEREEKEADKKSKNPYENLRTYAEREREALEGEVQGSIYRVDLDKTHPLAFGYGDNYFALIRSANTFSFMEDGWNVGVLKKNNHAAGYVGQGAKQKLQDALILGAQEMGRGQVVYLADNPLFRGFWQGGKLLFGNAVFVVGQ
- a CDS encoding TIGR02117 family protein — encoded protein: MQRKITDLLLWLAAATVGATVLFLLAALLLSSITVNEGYAQVQPQEEYIEIFITSNGVHTDIVVPVSTAYIDWRRKLPLPHFGGVDSTYYYVAFGWGDRRFYMETPEWKDLTPGVAITASLWPTRTAMHVEYIRSKLIPTKRQRPLQITPEQYQQLITYIDNSFVQQDNGRYMHISGSGYSGQDTFYEAHGRFYLLKNCNNWVNQGLKSMGVRTAVWAPIPYAIMRHLR
- a CDS encoding pirin family protein, with protein sequence MSKKVIHKANTRGHANHGWLNSHHTFSFARYYNPERMGFGLLRVLNDDVVAPGMGFGTHPHDNMEIVSIPISGSLAHQDSTGTQEVIRTNEVQIMSAGSGLTHSEYNGSKTEPVNFLQIWVFPKEQDIDPRYGQKAFKPEDRENKLQTVISPEKDGEALWINQDAWFTLGTLKNGFSEEYTFYKPGNGLYAFVIDGEVEVDGEKLSKRDGMGISEVDKVSIKASGDAELLLMEIPMK